The stretch of DNA ATGAACGAGAATGGGGAAATCATAATGCTTCAATGCTGTAAGAAACGGGCTTTCATCGGTTGAAAATTCATTGAGCGGGACAAGCAGCAAAGCAAGGATGATGGAAAGGAAGTATAGCCCTGATAGGATGAATATCATCGTTTTTCCTGATTTCGGCGCTTCTTTCGGGTCTTTAAGATTGGTCGCCATGAGTCCGACGACTTCAATTCCCGCGAATGCGTAAAAGGAAAAAATGAATCCAGCCCATACCCCTGAAGCTCCATGGGTAAAAAAACGGATGTTTTCTGTTGGATAGTGAAGGACAGGCTTTTGAATATCAACCACCCCGGTCCAGGTGAGGATGGAAAGGACGATGAACATAAAAATAGCCGCAATCTTGATGACCGCAAAAACATTCTCTGCTTTCTCAAAGCTTTTTCCACCGGCAAGGACGATGAGGATGCCCAGTACAGCAAAAATCGAGGCAAGCATCCAAAGAGGGGCATGCGGAAACCAAAATTGAGTAAACAAACCGAGGGCCGTCAAAGTGCTGCCGAGAATCATCATTTCAGAAGACCAGTAGATCCAGCCAATCATGAAACCCGCCCAATGTCCGAATCCCTTCTTCGCATAAGCACGGTAGGATCCGTCCAATGATTCCTGTGCAATGAGGCGCGCGAGTGATTCAAACACTAGATACGTTGCGATAGCGGCAAGGAAAAGGGTGATGATAATGGAATAGCCGCTCTCCCGGATCCCGATGCTCGTCCCAAGAAAGAAACCAGTACCCGTTGTACACCCTACCCCAAGCAAGGATAGCTGCCACCACACAAGATGCCCCCCGGTATTGCTGTTCGAATGTATTCGTTGTTTCATCAAAATCATCCTCCTCTCATCCTTTTATCTTCAGTATTATCGAATAGATTATGTATGAAAATTTTCCGATTTCGCATACTTTGAATAGCCAATGAATAGGGGGAAGTTTCACGTGAAACAAGAATATTTTATCGAAGCAGAGGCCGGCCAGGCATTCAAGATGAAAAAAGGTCAAACGGTGAGGGTCATTGATGTAGAGGGAGAACAGGTGGTGGATTTCGTTGTGTATAAGGACGGGGATCTCACTGAAAGAATCGATCCAGGTGTGACAATGGATGCCCTCCATTCCTATAAAGTGGCACCAGGCGATATTTTGTACTCGAATAAATATCATCCAATCATGACAGTGGTAGAAGATGATGTAGGCGTTCATGACTTCTTTAATCCAGCCTGCAGACCAGAGATGTATGAACTTTTATATAATAAGAAAAACCATCCAAGCTGCTACGATAATTTAAGCCAGGCTTTAGAGCCTTATGGACTTTCACAGCCTGATCAATATTATCCATTTAATATCTTTATGAATACTGTCGTTGAGGATAACGGCGCGATGAAAGTGAAAAGGCCGTTGTCTAAGCCGGGCGATTCCATCCTCTTAAGAGCAGAGATGGATCTGATTGTCGGAGTATCTGCCTGTCCTTGCAGCGAAAGCGAGTGCAATGGGTATAATTGCACGCCGATTAAAGTGGAAGTGGAATAGTGACGAAAAAGGGCACCCGGCTCGAATAACATGGCGGGTGCCCTTTCTTTTTTATTTGCTTTCATAGAGATGAAAGTTCATCCCGTATGGATCTTGGACCATGATACTTTTTGGGGAATATTCTTTTGTGACGATACAACCTGCTGCATCGAGCTCAGCTTTAGCCGTTTCGAAGTCATTCACCGCAAGCTCAAAAAATACTTTTTCTGACGGATTATTTTCAATATAGAAGTTTGTTCCGTTAAAGAAAAACTGCGCTTCTTTTTCGCCATTCTTAACAAGTCTCATGCCAATTGTGCCACGATAAAACTCAACAGCTTTTTGGTAGTCCTTCACCCCGATGGCGACGTTATTGGTTAATTGGTATAGGGAAGCCTCATTGATTTTTTTCTTTGGCGTATACGAACCTGCTTCAGCTGGCAATAAATCGAAAAGCGGCCAGACCGCACAAAAATCGTCCCCTGGACCAAACGGAGCGCTTGCGACCAAATAGATGGCACCATCCTCATGTTTGCTGAAAGTGGATACGCCTGGATAGTAGTAACCATCCTTTTCAAAACCTAAATCCTCTTTAAAAGTAGTATCTTTAGTTGAAATCATGGGGAAAGTCCATTTTCGTTCTGCTGAAAAATCCTCTTGAACCTCTGGGGAGTCTGGTGAAGAAAGCACAAAGGATGTATGGTCTTCGATAAAATGATATACGCCATTGATTCCGTCCGCCCACATCGTGCAATACGGACAGCTCCTGCCCATATTATGGACGACAATCAATTCATCTTTATCTTTAAAAAGATCAAGCAGTGTGGTCTGGTCCCCGGTTGAGGTTTTAAAATGGTAGTTTTCGACTTTTTTTCGAGGTACCCTTTGCCGCAGTTCAGACAGCTGTTTTTTCTTTTCTATTATTTCCTTTTGAAGTTCTTCGATTTCCTTTACTGCATCTTGGATTTCCATGATAACTCCCCCTTTGTTCGATTCAAGTATTCTTTCGATAGGAGGAGAGGAAATCCTTTATATATCACATGAAAACATCTTTTAATATTTCGACATTCCATAGGAAATCAAAATATTTATTGGCATCTATATTTCTGTAAATACATTGGCTGCACGATCTGCCATTATCCGGTTTCGGCAAAGCGTAAAAAGTGCTTGGAGAAATGAATCTACTTGGTTTGGTGACTTTGGCAGGGGAATTGTCACTCTAGGTGAGCCGAATCGGCTGATAAAGTAGGTTTTCCGCTCAGCGTTTTTTCCGTCCCTCTTCAATGGATTGTACGTCCACCAAAGCGAACCGCCATCCTCTTCTACATGTTGAATTTCAGCGGCCGTCGTAGATTTATTTTCTAAATAAAGCACGAGATAGTAATTGCCTTTGCGGTGCCAATCAATAAACAAAAAGTGATAAGCTTCTTCTCCGTGTTTTCGGATTGTGTACCCAGCACTGACCGATTTCCCATTAACCCATTGATGAAATAGAGGAAGTTTCCCCGCTGCAGTGTCTAATTTGATCGCCTCAAACTGGCTTGAAACCTGCAATTCCATCCATTGATCCATCAGAGAGCTGATTTTTAAGGCCTGCTCAATCTTCATAAGAACTCCTCCTGCCCTAAATAAACGCAGCCGGATAATTGGCTGCGCTTTTTAGTGAATCGTATCCTTACACTTCTACTTCACTCATCAGAGCATGGATATTTCCATCGGGATCCTGGAAGAAGGCCATCCATGTTTCTGTATTATCGATTTTGGCGATGAGATGGGGATCTCCATGAAATTCCACGCCTTTTTGGCGGTAGTCTTCAAACGCTTTTTGAATGTCGTTAACCTGAAAGTAGACAATGGAACTCTTGTGATCAAATTCTGCATTTTCCGGGATGCTTAAAAGAAGACGAAGGCCATTGCATTCCAAAAAAGCCATGTTTTTAGCTTGAAAAAGCAGTGGAAGACCCAGCACTTCATGATAAAAATGGATGGATTTCTCCATCTGGTGGACAGGAATGGACACTTGTCCGATAGCGGTAATATGGTTCATTACAATTCTCTCCCTTTAAAACATCTCTATTTAGTTTTCGGTTCTAGCTTTTCCAAGTAATCTACTGCGTCTTGCGTTGTAGCAACAGGGATGATTTTAATCTTGTATCCTCGTTTCTTCGCTTCATCTTTAATGTCTTTCTCGTTGGCATCTTCAGGGTTCAGGTCTTTCGGGCAGAAGAAGATATCCACGCCTGCTTTATGGGCGGCCACGATTTTGTCCCGGATGCCGCCGATCTGTCCGACATGTCCTTCAGGATCAATGGTACCTGTTCCAGCAATTTTGTATCCCTTGGTCATATCTTGATCAGAGAGCTGATTGAAGATTTCCAATGAAAACATGAGTCCTGCGGATGGGCCGCCGATGTCTCCTGCATTCACCTTTACTTTCCGGTCGGTTTTAAGCTTCAGCATATCATCCGGCACGATCCCGACACCGACTTTGGAGGTTTTAGGATCGAGCTTCATGACTTTTACAACTGCTGTCTTTTGCTTTCCGTTTCGGGTGAATCCAATTTCAACTTGATCTCCGGCCTTTTTATTCTTGTTGATATAGTGGATGAAATCCTCTGTTTGATTGAGTGTCTTTCCATCCAATGTGTGAATAACATCGCCGACTTTAAGCTTCTTTTTTGCCTCGGATTTAGGCAGGATGGCTTGGACAAACACCCCGTTATGTAAGGTTTCAACCGGTTCGCCTGCTGTCTTCAGACCAGCTGCTATTGCATTGGTCTGAGATCCGTCCATCATATGTTTCAGAAGTTCGCCGTACTCTTCATCAGACAGATCGCCTTTCACATTCTTTGCATTTTCGATTTGGGTATCAGGTGCAACCAACCCATAGATCAGGACATAAGGATTGTAGGCCTTAATGGATAAAACGGTCGTTAGTGAGAAGCTGCCTTTTTCTTTTTTATGGCCGCCGACCACTGTAACTTTTTTGTCCAATGCCTCAATGGTTCCGGGTTGATAGAGATAGTAAGGCGTTGGAATGAAGGCAACCAGTAAGAATATAAACAACGTTATAATCGTTGTTTTGGCCCAGCTGAATCTTCTGGGACGATTTCGATTTCGTTGGCTCATGCGCTTTCCTCCGAATTATAGGATTATTTGAAATTTTTGGTGTTCAGTAACCTTATTTTATCATTTTAAGCTTCTAAGAATATAGTCTTAGGAAATGTTTTGATTGAAATACGCACAAATGTGGAATAGGTATGTTATGCATCAAAAAGATCGGAGGAATGCAGGGGATGAATGAAAAAACCACGGCGTGGACGGAAGAAAAAGTAAGAAAAACTCTGCCGGTAAGAGGAGAGGATAGCCATAAAGGTACCTATGGGACAGGGCTGTTGATTGCAGGAAGCACCGATATGCCGGGGGCAGCGATCATTTCTTCGCAGGCGGCCATGAGATCCGGGATTGGGAAGCTGGTGGTTGGCACAAGTGAGGATGTCATTCCATCCATTGTCCCTGTGCTCCCTGAAGCCACTTACTGGAGAAACGGACTGGATCACCTCGCAAGTGATGGGATTCAACAAGAATTTCGTGCAGCCGCCATCGGTCCGGGGCTTCCCCCTGAGGAAAAAGTGGAAAAGGCCCTTCATAAGCTCCTTGAGAAAGATATTCCATTGATTGTAGATGCAGGTGCGTTGGAAAAGATCCCTTCAACATTTTCGGACCGGAAATCACCTGTTATCCTGACTCCACATCCAGGTGAATTTTCCCGAATCACAGGGGTTTCAGTGGAAAAAGTGCAAAATGCGCGGGTTGAGCTTGCAAAAGAATGGGCTGAGAAGCTGAATGCAGTGATTGTCCTTAAAGGAAATAATACGGTCACTGCATTCCCTGATGGGGAAGCATTCCTCAACCCGACAGGAAATGCAGCCTTGGCCAAAGGGGGGACAGGCGACGCATTGACGGGGATGCTCCTTGGGATGCTTTGCTGCCATGAAAATTATCGACACGGCATTTTAAACGGTGTCTACCTGCACGGGGCATGTGCAGACAAGTGGGTGAAGGAGAATTCTGCCCATACGCTCCTTGCACATGAACTCTCGGAGCTGCTTCCTCAGGTCTTGCGGCATTTTGAAACAAAAGCTTGAGAAAGTAAAAAAATCTTATACATAAAGGAGAGATGGGTATGTGGATGGCGGTCTTATGGGGTGCCATAGCCGGTTCGGCGACGCTGCTCGGGGCTTTTGCAGTCCTGAAAGTTTCATTTAATAAAAGAATGATCGGCATGATTATGGCGCTTGGAACAGGGGCCCTTATTGGTGCGACTGCCTATGAATTATTAGGGGAGGCAGTCGAGAAAAGCGGTTTTACGGAGGCTGCCATTGGATTTTTAGGCGGGGCGCTCGTTTTTACCATCTTTGATTATCTTGTATCCAGAAGTGGTGGACACAAACGAAAGAGTTCGGATGGGACAAAGTCGAAGGAATCAGGCGATTCGAATTCCTCCAACACAGGCATGGCCATTTTTATCGGGACAATCATGGATGCCATTCCTGAATCCGCGATGATTGGTTTAAGCCTGATTGAAGGCGGAGGGGTCAGTGCCGCGCTGGTAGTCGCGATTTTTATCAGTAACTTTCCAGAAGGTTTGTCCAGTACAGTCGGTTTGAAAAAAAGCGGCTACACGAATGGGAAGATCATGTGGATGTGGGTAATCGTTCTTGCCTTCTCTGCCTTGAGTTCATTGGGCGGGGCGCTTCTGCTCCAGGATGCTTCTGACAGTGTGAAAGCCATCATGAGTTCATTTGCCGGCGGCGGGATCATTGCCATGGTTGCTTCCACCATGATGCCGGAAGCATACGAAGAAGGAGGTCCGAGCGTCGGATTTATCACAGCAGTCGGCGTCTTCATCTCGTTGATTCTGCATCATTTGTAATAACACCAGGTGCATAAATATGGTTGGTTGTCAGAACCTATTGATATTGAAGCATCATGTCGGTATCGAGGGGTATTTATGGGATATTTTGAAAAAAACAAAAGAGAATTGCTATCTAATGCGTTTACGGTATTTAAAATCGCCCTTGCCTCAGGTCTTTCATGGGAGCTGGCCAAGCTGGCAGGATCCGTTCATCCATACTTAGCGCCATTATCTGTCATGCTTTGTCTGCAGAGTTCAGTTGTCGCTTCTATCAGGTTCTCCCTTCGCAGGATTCTTGGCACCGTTATCGGGGTCATCGTGGTGATCCTTGCAGCAGAACAGTTTTCCCTCAATGGGTGGACGCTGGGGTTTCTCATATTAGTCGGAGGGTTGATCGTCAACTTTCTCAAATTCGATATTGTCGTCATTCATCAAGCTGTCATTACCATTTTACTTGTATTCGTTTTTGAAAAAGCGAGCGGCCATTATGCAGTCGATCGAATTCGCGATACTGCCATCGGGGCAGCGACTGCCGTGGTCATCCAAGTGCTGTTAAGCCTATGGGGCAGTTCGTACAGCTATGTAAAAAGAGTAGACCGCCATTCGAAGGAGCTCGCGGCATCTTTTGAAGTCTGTGCCAAGTGGCTTGAAAATGGTTCGCCTCTTTCCCAAGGAACCGTTCTGAAGAAGCAAGCAGACGAACTATATACTGAATTCCTTCATGATAAAAAGAGGCTGAGGAAGTCGTTGGGCGGTTTCAAAATTTCTCCTATTATGAAAAGGAAGAAAGAGGACTGGAAAAGGTGCAAATCAAGCTTGGAGCATCAGGATCAAGGATATCAATACTTGCTTGAAACAATGGGGATCCTGCTGGATTGGTCAGCGTCGGGGTGGATGGAATCGATGGATAGACGAATATGGGCGATGCAGCTCGAAGCTGTCAGCAGGTATTTCCAAAGCTTGAAGTCTACCTCAAGTGATGTTCAATTCCCTGATTTTGCTGCGATCTATCCCATTGCGAAGGAAAAAGACCGATTTCACATCGCCCAGTACTACCATACGGAGCAATTTATTAAAAGATTGCGGATATGAACAGTTTTTGGAATGAGAAAAGGTGCAAATAGAGAAGGATTTGGCGTATATTAACTCTCTCCATTTGGGCTTTGCGCGGGAAATCGGCGTCTATGCACCGTTTACTAGTGCCTATGCGCGAAACTCACCCCGCTATGCACCGATTAGAACGTCCTATGCGCCAAACTCTCCCTCTTATGCGCGAGCGGCAAAATCACCAGCATAAATCGACAAAAACCGAGGCGTGTCCATGCACCACAAAAAAGCCTGAGGACCATTCGCACGGCATTCCTCAAGCTTTGTTTTGTTATTCGTAGGCTTAAACCCATTCTTCTTTCAAAATGGCATAGTAATATTCATCCCACCAGCCTTCGCCATGAGGGATGCATTTTTTAAAATAGCCTTCGCGCCTCATGCCGATTTTCTCCATTACCTTCCATGAAGGTGGATTATCCGGCTGGCAGGTGGCGATGATCCGATGTAGGCCAAGCTCTTCAAAACCATATTTTAAGAGGGCTTTCGCTGCTTCTGAAGCGTAGCCTTTATTTTGGTAGTCAGGGTTGAAGACCCAGCCAATTTCGTACGTATGATCCCCAAAGTATTTATGGAACACCATATGTCCGATTAAAGCACCATTTTTTTTCAGGATGACAGGGAACTTTTCCACTTTTTCACCCGCGTTTTTACGGGTAAACTCCCGGGCATCCTCCTCGCTGAAGACGCCTTCCGGAATAAAATGCATGACCTCTTTATTTGAAGTATATTTGTAGACGTCTTCCCAATCGTGTTCCGTAAATTTACGGATCTGCAATCTGTCGGTTGTTAGGTTCATGAGTATGGCTCCTATTAATGATTATAATTTCAATCAGCTATTACATTCGGCAAAAGGGAGAAAAACCCTTTTTCCCAATCTGCCTCATGGGGTCTTTCACGAAATGTATGGGAAAGTGTTATAATTGTACAGACTTTTAAGGGTTCGGTTTCTGGAAATTTTTTGAGAGAGTAGTTGATTCTGTAATGAAAAAAACAACGGTAAAAATAAAACCTCAATATATAAAACAATATCAAAGCGGTTATCCACTTATTGCAAAAGAAGCGCTGGCCAACAGCAGCAGCCTCGATCAAGAAGGCGAAATCATCGATTTAAAGGATGATAGGAACGGGTTTATCGGACGGGGCTATTATGGAAGGCAGAATAAAGGATACGGCTGGATTCTGACGAGAAAAGAAAAGGAAGAAATCGATGGCGCTTTTTTTGTAAAAAAAATCAGCAATGCCGTCGGTCAGCGGTCTCATTTGCTTCAGTCTGAAGAAACCACTGCCTTTCGCGTCTTCAATGGGGAAGGGGACGGCATCGGCGGATTGACCATCGACTATTTTGACGGCTATTACCTTGTCACTTGGTACAGCTTAGGGATGTACCAGTTCCGGAATTTTGTGTTCGAAGCCATTAAAACACTTCCGAACCTAAAAGGAATCTATCAGAAGAAACGCTTCGATTCCAAAGGACAGTATGTGGAGGATGATGATTTCGTTTCCGGGACAAGGCCGGATTTCCCCTTGATTGTAAAAGAAAATGGAGTGAACTTTGCCATTTACCTTAATGATGGCGCAATGGTCGGCGTTTTCCTCGATCAAAGGGAAGTAAGAAAGCGGATCAGGGACCACTATGCAGACGGAAAGACGGTATTGAATACCTTCTCTTACACCGGGGCCTTTTCTGTTTTTGCGGCTATGGGCGGTGCGGTGAAAACGACCAGCGTCGACCTGGCCAACCGCAGCCTTCCGAAAACCATCGAGCAGTTCAGCGTGAACGGGATCGATTATGAGGGACAGGACATCATTGTGGAAGATGTGTTTAAGTACTTCAAGTATGCCGTGCGGAAAGAGTTGAAGTTCGATATGGTGATCCTCGATCCGCCAAGCTTTGCGAGGTCCAAAAAATTCACATTTAGTGCAGCAAAGGATTATACGAATCTGTTGAAGGAAGCAATCTCCATTACGGAAAAAGGAGGCGTGATCGTCGCCTCCACTAACTGCAGCACATTCGGCATGAAAAAA from Falsibacillus pallidus encodes:
- a CDS encoding amino acid permease; its protein translation is MKQRIHSNSNTGGHLVWWQLSLLGVGCTTGTGFFLGTSIGIRESGYSIIITLFLAAIATYLVFESLARLIAQESLDGSYRAYAKKGFGHWAGFMIGWIYWSSEMMILGSTLTALGLFTQFWFPHAPLWMLASIFAVLGILIVLAGGKSFEKAENVFAVIKIAAIFMFIVLSILTWTGVVDIQKPVLHYPTENIRFFTHGASGVWAGFIFSFYAFAGIEVVGLMATNLKDPKEAPKSGKTMIFILSGLYFLSIILALLLVPLNEFSTDESPFLTALKHYDFPILVHLFNGALIIAGFSTVAASLYCVTMMIVNLAAEGDAPRFFRRKKDAPSEKLPLAAMGLTLVGVSCSICAAVFLPKNMYEYITTAGSLMLMYTWLFILATAWKLLKPKIGHKFKMILAGLFILIAAAGSLLEKTSRTGLYFSLLVLILVSLSAFVLHKWKWQKAES
- a CDS encoding urea carboxylase-associated family protein, with protein sequence MNRGKFHVKQEYFIEAEAGQAFKMKKGQTVRVIDVEGEQVVDFVVYKDGDLTERIDPGVTMDALHSYKVAPGDILYSNKYHPIMTVVEDDVGVHDFFNPACRPEMYELLYNKKNHPSCYDNLSQALEPYGLSQPDQYYPFNIFMNTVVEDNGAMKVKRPLSKPGDSILLRAEMDLIVGVSACPCSESECNGYNCTPIKVEVE
- a CDS encoding DUF899 family protein; the encoded protein is MEIQDAVKEIEELQKEIIEKKKQLSELRQRVPRKKVENYHFKTSTGDQTTLLDLFKDKDELIVVHNMGRSCPYCTMWADGINGVYHFIEDHTSFVLSSPDSPEVQEDFSAERKWTFPMISTKDTTFKEDLGFEKDGYYYPGVSTFSKHEDGAIYLVASAPFGPGDDFCAVWPLFDLLPAEAGSYTPKKKINEASLYQLTNNVAIGVKDYQKAVEFYRGTIGMRLVKNGEKEAQFFFNGTNFYIENNPSEKVFFELAVNDFETAKAELDAAGCIVTKEYSPKSIMVQDPYGMNFHLYESK
- a CDS encoding VOC family protein; this encodes MNHITAIGQVSIPVHQMEKSIHFYHEVLGLPLLFQAKNMAFLECNGLRLLLSIPENAEFDHKSSIVYFQVNDIQKAFEDYRQKGVEFHGDPHLIAKIDNTETWMAFFQDPDGNIHALMSEVEV
- a CDS encoding SepM family pheromone-processing serine protease, producing MSQRNRNRPRRFSWAKTTIITLFIFLLVAFIPTPYYLYQPGTIEALDKKVTVVGGHKKEKGSFSLTTVLSIKAYNPYVLIYGLVAPDTQIENAKNVKGDLSDEEYGELLKHMMDGSQTNAIAAGLKTAGEPVETLHNGVFVQAILPKSEAKKKLKVGDVIHTLDGKTLNQTEDFIHYINKNKKAGDQVEIGFTRNGKQKTAVVKVMKLDPKTSKVGVGIVPDDMLKLKTDRKVKVNAGDIGGPSAGLMFSLEIFNQLSDQDMTKGYKIAGTGTIDPEGHVGQIGGIRDKIVAAHKAGVDIFFCPKDLNPEDANEKDIKDEAKKRGYKIKIIPVATTQDAVDYLEKLEPKTK
- a CDS encoding NAD(P)H-hydrate dehydratase gives rise to the protein MLCIKKIGGMQGMNEKTTAWTEEKVRKTLPVRGEDSHKGTYGTGLLIAGSTDMPGAAIISSQAAMRSGIGKLVVGTSEDVIPSIVPVLPEATYWRNGLDHLASDGIQQEFRAAAIGPGLPPEEKVEKALHKLLEKDIPLIVDAGALEKIPSTFSDRKSPVILTPHPGEFSRITGVSVEKVQNARVELAKEWAEKLNAVIVLKGNNTVTAFPDGEAFLNPTGNAALAKGGTGDALTGMLLGMLCCHENYRHGILNGVYLHGACADKWVKENSAHTLLAHELSELLPQVLRHFETKA
- a CDS encoding ZIP family metal transporter; the encoded protein is MWMAVLWGAIAGSATLLGAFAVLKVSFNKRMIGMIMALGTGALIGATAYELLGEAVEKSGFTEAAIGFLGGALVFTIFDYLVSRSGGHKRKSSDGTKSKESGDSNSSNTGMAIFIGTIMDAIPESAMIGLSLIEGGGVSAALVVAIFISNFPEGLSSTVGLKKSGYTNGKIMWMWVIVLAFSALSSLGGALLLQDASDSVKAIMSSFAGGGIIAMVASTMMPEAYEEGGPSVGFITAVGVFISLILHHL
- a CDS encoding FUSC family protein gives rise to the protein MGYFEKNKRELLSNAFTVFKIALASGLSWELAKLAGSVHPYLAPLSVMLCLQSSVVASIRFSLRRILGTVIGVIVVILAAEQFSLNGWTLGFLILVGGLIVNFLKFDIVVIHQAVITILLVFVFEKASGHYAVDRIRDTAIGAATAVVIQVLLSLWGSSYSYVKRVDRHSKELAASFEVCAKWLENGSPLSQGTVLKKQADELYTEFLHDKKRLRKSLGGFKISPIMKRKKEDWKRCKSSLEHQDQGYQYLLETMGILLDWSASGWMESMDRRIWAMQLEAVSRYFQSLKSTSSDVQFPDFAAIYPIAKEKDRFHIAQYYHTEQFIKRLRI
- a CDS encoding GNAT family N-acetyltransferase, translated to MNLTTDRLQIRKFTEHDWEDVYKYTSNKEVMHFIPEGVFSEEDAREFTRKNAGEKVEKFPVILKKNGALIGHMVFHKYFGDHTYEIGWVFNPDYQNKGYASEAAKALLKYGFEELGLHRIIATCQPDNPPSWKVMEKIGMRREGYFKKCIPHGEGWWDEYYYAILKEEWV
- a CDS encoding class I SAM-dependent rRNA methyltransferase, producing MKKTTVKIKPQYIKQYQSGYPLIAKEALANSSSLDQEGEIIDLKDDRNGFIGRGYYGRQNKGYGWILTRKEKEEIDGAFFVKKISNAVGQRSHLLQSEETTAFRVFNGEGDGIGGLTIDYFDGYYLVTWYSLGMYQFRNFVFEAIKTLPNLKGIYQKKRFDSKGQYVEDDDFVSGTRPDFPLIVKENGVNFAIYLNDGAMVGVFLDQREVRKRIRDHYADGKTVLNTFSYTGAFSVFAAMGGAVKTTSVDLANRSLPKTIEQFSVNGIDYEGQDIIVEDVFKYFKYAVRKELKFDMVILDPPSFARSKKFTFSAAKDYTNLLKEAISITEKGGVIVASTNCSTFGMKKFKQFIDAAFRESEGKYKILEEHSLPEDFKTISEFKEGNYLKVVFIQKK